A single region of the Fusarium fujikuroi IMI 58289 draft genome, chromosome FFUJ_chr05 genome encodes:
- a CDS encoding related to pisatin demethylase, giving the protein MAADSFLGHLREMAGDVRPSIAIAGLLLVFLTLWSALSTWRQYNRLREFKGPRLAALSKWWLIKKVGGGRAYLDFWEVTKQYGKLSSSIARVGPNDLLTDDPELMRHILNVRTEYRRSDWYDGMRFDPGNNNILSWRDEDEHFKLRSKMSAGYGGREVENLEPKIDKNILSFMNLLGKYADEKKPVDFGRRAQFFTLDVISDLAFGEPFGFLETDSDVYKYIQITEETLPAVMVTTVIPWLVKILSSPLFKSLLPSEKDRLGFGKLMGIAKQVTAERFGPDKKVQKDMLGSFVAHGLTQKEAESEILLQIVAGSDTTATAIRSTMLYIITNPLVYTTLRTEISETHFSEPIIPDSIGRDLPYLQAVIKEGLRIFPPVAGLMSKQVPPQGDTWKGKFIPGGTKIGYCAWGIFRREDIWGSDAGEFRPERWLESKGEKLREMESALELIFSYGRWQCLGRPVALMELNKIYVELLRRFDFTICDPTKPWTVFNCGIFSQSELMVRVHRRD; this is encoded by the exons atggctgcagATTCTTTTCTGGGCCATTTGCGCGAAATGGCTGGTGATGTTCGTCCATCGATCGCAATCGCAGGGCTGCTTCTAGTCTTCCTGACACTCTGGTCCGCCCTCTCAACATGGCGACAGTACAACCGCCTGCGCGAATTTAAGGGCCCTCGCCTAGCAGCCCTCTCAAAATGGTGGTTAATCAAGAAAGTCGGTGGTGGAAGAGCATACCTCGACTTCTGGGAGGTGACAAAACAATACGGCAAATTATCCA GCTCAATCGCCCGAGTCGGACCCAATGATCTTCTCACCGACGATCCAGAACTAATGCGCCATATCCTTAACGTACGAACCGAGTATCGTCGATCAGATTGGTACGACGGCATGCGCTTCGATCCCGGAAACAACAACATTCTCTCATGGCGCGACGAGGACGAGCATTTCAAGCTGCGCTCTAAAATGTCAGCTGGCTACGGCGGTCGCGAAGTAGAGAATCTCGAACCAAAGATCGACAAGAACATACTCTCCTTCATGAACTTATTGGGAAAATACGCCGATGAGAAAAAACCCGTTGATTTTGGTCGGCGCGCGCAGTTTTTCACTCTAGATGTCATTTCGGACCTGGCGTTTGGTGAGCCGTTTGGGTTTCTGGAGACGGATTCGGATGTGTACAAGTATATCCAGATCACGGAGGAGACGCTGCCCGCTGTCATGGTGACAACAGTCATTCCGTGGCTGGTCAAGATTTTGAGTTCGCCACTATTCAAAAGCCTTTTGCCGTCGGAGAAGGATAGGCTTGGGTTTGGAAAGTTGATGGG GATTGCGAAACAGGTCACGGCTGAGCGATTTGGACCAGATAAAAAGGTTCAGAAAGATATGCTTGGGTCTTTTGTTGCTCATGGCCTCACACAGAAAGAAGCAGAGTCGGAGATTCTGTTGCAGAT CGTCGCGGGCTCAGATACCACAGCTACAGCCATTCGCTCAACCATGCTttacatcatcaccaatccCCTCGTATACACCACCCTCCGCACTGAAATCTCAGAAACCCACTTCTCAGAACCCATAATCCCCGACTCCATCGGCCGTGATCTCCCCTACCTCCAAGCCGTCATAAAAGAAGGTCTCCGCATATTCCCCCCCGTCGCAGGTCTTATGTCCAAACAAGTCCCTCCCCAAGGCGACACCTGGAAAGGAAAGTTCATACCTGGCGGCACCAAAATAGGATACTGCGCGTGGGGAATATTCCGCCGTGAGGATATCTGGGGTTCTGATGCTGGAGAGTTTCGGCCGGAGAGATGGCTGGAGAGTAAGGGTGAGAAGTTGAGGGAGATGGAGAGTGCGCTGGAGTTGATCTTTAGTTATGGAAGATGGCAGTGTTTGGGGAGACCGGTTGCTTTGATGGAGCTGAACAAGATCTATGTCGAG TTGTTGAGACGGTTTGACTTTACGATTTGTGATCCTACCAAGCCTTGGACTGTGTTTAATTGTGGCATTTTCTCACAGTCTGAGCTCATGGTTCGCGTTCACCGCAGAGATTGA